From Neobacillus sp. PS2-9, the proteins below share one genomic window:
- a CDS encoding nucleotide pyrophosphohydrolase, whose translation MKEIQQKILAFRDERDWKKYHNEKDLAISISLEANELLENFQWRTSEEAISESRQNIKEEMADILIYLVQLADKLEIDLEEEVSNKLVKNAIKYPVKKSEERVK comes from the coding sequence ATGAAAGAAATCCAACAAAAAATCTTAGCGTTTCGTGATGAACGAGATTGGAAAAAGTATCATAATGAAAAGGATTTGGCCATTTCAATTTCACTTGAGGCAAATGAGTTGCTTGAAAATTTTCAATGGCGAACAAGTGAAGAAGCAATCTCGGAATCCAGACAAAATATTAAAGAAGAAATGGCTGATATCTTAATATATCTAGTCCAACTAGCTGATAAGTTGGAGATTGATCTTGAAGAGGAAGTTTCAAACAAACTGGTTAAAAACGCGATTAAATATCCAGTCAAAAAAAGTGAGGAAAGAGTTAAATGA
- a CDS encoding EVE domain-containing protein, which translates to MLSEQSQSSKHQNSWIFQGNPDDFKIDQYISENIEIWWSLNQQHFLDQISEGDLVYIWRSDGKKKGTGGIIARGTISGEPSLSISPSKYWIKQHEDNEKFLIPITLEHHLVNGHFIRRMELKEHPQLNELLILRMANNTNYLVKEEHAKLLHKLWEKYTKLHTKQMRRNDLKDTVRNDLEADKAQFDSYYKDGEMKSYYGNRYERKVKNRLRAIEIHGTTCAVCGFNFEEVYGEHGKDFIEIHHKNPLSTLEAATEIDPRTDLVPVCSNCHRMLHRDREHVISVEELKNIIKNRRDNNERNPTKNLSVS; encoded by the coding sequence ATGTTATCAGAACAATCGCAGTCTAGCAAACATCAAAATTCATGGATATTCCAAGGAAATCCTGATGATTTTAAAATAGATCAATATATTAGTGAAAACATTGAAATTTGGTGGTCACTAAATCAACAGCATTTTCTTGACCAAATTTCAGAAGGGGATCTTGTTTATATTTGGCGCTCAGATGGCAAGAAAAAAGGTACAGGTGGAATTATTGCGAGAGGGACCATAAGTGGAGAACCAAGTTTAAGTATTTCTCCAAGTAAATATTGGATAAAACAGCATGAAGATAATGAAAAATTTTTAATTCCAATTACACTAGAACATCATCTGGTTAATGGACATTTTATACGTAGAATGGAACTAAAGGAACATCCTCAACTTAATGAGTTATTAATACTCCGGATGGCTAACAATACAAATTATTTAGTAAAAGAGGAACATGCAAAATTACTTCATAAGCTTTGGGAGAAATATACGAAACTACATACAAAGCAAATGAGAAGAAACGATTTAAAAGATACCGTACGAAATGACTTGGAAGCAGATAAAGCTCAATTTGACTCCTATTATAAAGATGGTGAAATGAAAAGCTACTATGGGAACCGTTATGAAAGGAAAGTAAAGAACCGCTTAAGAGCAATAGAGATACACGGAACTACATGTGCAGTATGTGGGTTTAATTTTGAAGAGGTGTATGGTGAACATGGCAAAGACTTCATTGAAATCCACCATAAAAACCCACTGAGCACATTAGAAGCAGCAACTGAAATTGATCCAAGAACGGACTTAGTACCGGTTTGCTCTAATTGTCACAGGATGTTGCATCGAGACAGGGAACATGTGATAAGTGTGGAGGAACTTAAGAATATCATAAAAAATAGGAGAGACAATAATGAAAGAAATCCAACAAAAAATCTTAGCGTTTCGTGA
- a CDS encoding glutaredoxin family protein, with product MKKVIIYTQETCPPCHAEKLWFKENGIEFEERDIRKNDEYLQEIIALGAAATPATIIKDGDSEEVVLGFDQSRLAEILGL from the coding sequence ATGAAAAAAGTGATAATTTATACGCAAGAAACATGCCCGCCTTGCCATGCGGAAAAATTATGGTTCAAAGAAAATGGAATTGAATTTGAAGAAAGAGACATTCGCAAAAACGATGAATATCTCCAAGAAATTATTGCACTGGGTGCAGCGGCTACTCCAGCAACTATAATCAAAGACGGAGACAGTGAGGAAGTTGTTTTAGGATTTGATCAATCGAGGTTGGCCGAGATATTAGGATTATAA
- the nadR gene encoding multifunctional transcriptional regulator/nicotinamide-nucleotide adenylyltransferase/ribosylnicotinamide kinase NadR, with amino-acid sequence MTVGFIGGKFLPLHLGHVYAITYASSMVDELYVILSHSELRDSELCLDTKMDYIPANIRLRWLSQLSKDMPNVKVIAIEDDQGNDNYNWAEGAHLIKEKIGKPIDYVFSSEREYNDIFKVLYPTSKHRLIDPMRTHVNISATAIRNEGVYNHWEFIPTFVRPYFVKKIVVVGTESCGKSTLTRNLAKIYNTTYVSEYGRTLCEELGGCEGILVEEDYQKIAYGHKMEEFKAIEQAYKLVFIDTEAIVTQFYSNLYNFNHQPVLDEIAKLQDYDLWLFLEPDVKWVDDGLRVHGEETTRDNNNLHLKVLLKKHNIDYYVLSGSYENRLEGAMELIEKLLLVAP; translated from the coding sequence ATGACAGTTGGTTTTATCGGAGGAAAGTTCCTTCCACTACATCTTGGCCATGTGTATGCCATAACCTATGCCTCATCTATGGTGGATGAACTGTACGTTATTTTATCACATAGCGAATTACGAGACAGTGAGCTCTGCCTGGATACAAAAATGGATTATATTCCAGCTAACATTCGATTGCGCTGGCTTTCCCAATTATCAAAAGATATGCCGAATGTAAAAGTAATAGCCATTGAAGATGATCAAGGTAATGACAACTACAACTGGGCAGAAGGTGCTCACCTCATAAAAGAGAAAATTGGAAAGCCGATTGATTACGTTTTTAGTTCAGAAAGGGAATATAATGATATTTTTAAAGTGTTATATCCAACTTCCAAACACAGACTGATTGACCCGATGCGTACGCATGTGAACATTTCGGCTACTGCCATTCGAAATGAGGGCGTCTATAATCATTGGGAGTTTATCCCTACTTTTGTTAGACCTTATTTTGTAAAAAAAATCGTAGTGGTTGGTACAGAAAGCTGCGGGAAATCAACCCTAACGAGAAACCTCGCGAAAATTTACAATACAACTTACGTTTCAGAATATGGCCGAACCTTATGTGAAGAATTAGGTGGCTGCGAAGGTATTTTGGTTGAGGAAGATTATCAAAAGATTGCCTATGGTCATAAGATGGAAGAATTTAAGGCCATTGAACAGGCATATAAGCTGGTTTTTATTGATACAGAAGCCATCGTTACCCAATTTTATTCAAACCTTTACAATTTTAATCATCAACCGGTGCTTGATGAAATTGCCAAATTACAAGATTACGATCTTTGGTTATTCCTTGAACCAGATGTGAAATGGGTGGATGATGGGTTAAGAGTACATGGAGAGGAAACGACCAGGGACAATAACAATCTTCACTTAAAGGTATTATTAAAGAAGCATAACATTGATTACTATGTATTAAGTGGAAGCTATGAAAATAGATTAGAAGGTGCAATGGAGTTGATTGAAAAGTTACTATTGGTTGCTCCGTGA
- the pnuC gene encoding nicotinamide riboside transporter PnuC — protein MGIFKNWSRFEIIWLLTFTLVNIYLFFAWEDSLIGLISSITGMLCVVLVAKGKISNYYFGIIQTGTYAYIAYGYGLYGEVMLNALFYFPVQFIGIYLWKKNKTDYGVKGEDVIVKSLTKKGWLYTILLMLILIVGYGFFLKFLGGKIVWTDSATNVLSIAAQILMLKRYTEQWLLWISVNILSIFLWVTALITQGGNDFSMLVMWSAFLVNSVYGYINWRKLSIKQVQEAA, from the coding sequence ATGGGGATATTTAAAAATTGGTCACGATTTGAAATCATTTGGCTGCTTACCTTCACTTTGGTTAACATTTATTTATTCTTTGCATGGGAAGACTCACTCATCGGCCTAATTTCATCAATAACTGGCATGCTGTGCGTGGTGTTAGTAGCAAAGGGGAAAATATCTAACTATTACTTTGGGATCATTCAAACAGGAACCTATGCTTATATTGCCTACGGTTATGGTTTGTACGGAGAGGTGATGCTCAATGCGCTGTTTTACTTCCCAGTGCAATTTATCGGGATATATCTGTGGAAAAAGAACAAAACCGATTATGGAGTGAAAGGCGAAGATGTAATAGTTAAGAGCCTTACGAAAAAGGGATGGCTATATACCATATTATTGATGCTAATTCTTATCGTGGGATATGGATTCTTCTTAAAATTCCTCGGCGGTAAAATTGTTTGGACGGATTCAGCCACAAATGTATTATCGATTGCAGCACAAATATTGATGTTAAAACGCTATACAGAACAATGGCTATTATGGATCTCTGTAAACATCCTATCCATTTTCCTATGGGTAACTGCTCTCATTACGCAAGGTGGTAATGACTTTTCCATGTTAGTCATGTGGTCCGCATTCCTAGTAAATAGCGTGTACGGGTATATCAATTGGAGAAAGTTATCGATCAAACAAGTGCAGGAGGCGGCGTAA
- a CDS encoding NUDIX hydrolase: MKATNKFTTPDGYTSDIAVFTITSEMIGEYKPPLKTLKIMLIKRSEHDHEGNPSVEAGKWALPGGFVRTGETAFQAAERRLLEETGVGGLRIKHFGIYDEPNRDSRGWIISNAHYVIAKESALNIRKTTYDSTEIRLFSMEEALELELGFDHRKIIDDAIWFIRKDMALTTLAKHFLPEEFVLSELQGVLLTVLDDPSISTDAAFFRKAPTLPFIEAVSENGKPKKSNRYSKTPAQLYRFNEKQPIVSVYRNKLQG, encoded by the coding sequence ATGAAAGCAACCAATAAATTTACAACACCAGATGGCTATACCAGTGACATTGCTGTCTTTACTATCACATCAGAGATGATTGGTGAGTATAAGCCGCCGCTTAAAACATTGAAAATCATGCTGATTAAACGTAGTGAACACGATCATGAAGGCAATCCAAGCGTCGAAGCAGGTAAGTGGGCATTGCCAGGTGGATTTGTCCGCACAGGTGAAACTGCTTTTCAAGCAGCGGAACGCCGGCTTTTAGAGGAAACAGGTGTCGGTGGATTACGGATTAAACATTTTGGTATCTATGATGAGCCCAATCGTGATAGTAGGGGGTGGATCATCTCCAATGCACATTATGTGATTGCAAAGGAATCTGCCTTAAACATTCGTAAAACAACCTATGATTCTACGGAAATTAGGCTATTTTCAATGGAAGAAGCACTAGAACTCGAACTTGGGTTTGACCATCGTAAAATAATTGATGATGCCATTTGGTTTATTCGCAAGGATATGGCGCTAACCACATTGGCGAAGCATTTTCTACCGGAAGAGTTTGTCCTTTCTGAATTACAAGGGGTGTTATTAACCGTTTTAGATGACCCATCGATCTCGACAGATGCCGCTTTTTTCAGGAAAGCCCCAACACTACCATTTATTGAAGCGGTATCGGAAAACGGCAAGCCGAAAAAATCCAATCGTTATTCGAAAACACCTGCTCAGCTTTACCGTTTTAATGAGAAACAACCGATTGTTTCAGTGTATCGAAATAAACTACAAGGCTAA
- a CDS encoding DUF3995 domain-containing protein, with product MIKILIGITSLIFIIIGMLHVFWAFGGSWRVNTALPTKDDSELPVLRPRMLGPLFIGLLCFFASVLLIVQLDLLAAIKSSPLSKWLCIAGGIVFLLRAIGEGIYVGFFKKIKHTRFAKQDTAFYSPLCVWISLIFFSSIIYMRFRQSTYG from the coding sequence TTGATAAAGATTTTAATAGGAATAACGTCTTTAATATTTATAATTATTGGTATGTTACACGTTTTTTGGGCATTTGGTGGAAGTTGGAGAGTAAATACGGCTCTTCCAACTAAAGATGACAGTGAATTACCAGTTTTACGACCAAGAATGTTAGGCCCACTTTTTATCGGATTACTTTGCTTTTTTGCATCTGTACTTCTAATAGTTCAATTAGATTTGTTAGCAGCCATCAAATCCTCCCCTCTTTCAAAATGGCTTTGTATAGCTGGAGGAATTGTTTTCTTGTTACGTGCTATTGGTGAAGGGATATATGTAGGTTTTTTCAAGAAAATCAAACATACTAGATTTGCAAAACAAGATACCGCCTTCTATTCACCTCTTTGTGTGTGGATTAGTCTCATTTTTTTTTCTAGCATCATTTATATGAGGTTTCGACAATCTACATATGGATGA
- a CDS encoding AAA family ATPase encodes MSKVISIINLKGGVGKTTLTVGLAEFLVVEKQYKVLVIDLDPQTNSTVSLIGEDEWALRNNSNRTLFHLFKDKIDDTSDFYLDSSVVQGCSNLYGGLSNLHLLPSSLDFVQIQDRLINIGQTALIRPIDVLKRSVNDYIKNYDYVLIDCPPNLGLVTQNGLNISDYYLIPTIPDHLSTYGIPQIISSVNSFNRRTESNVQALGIIVSMYRSNVTRHQTTLMKMQTKAAAGELPRLFETRIPLASKAADATHFEAEGVNTIKQKYGSSGSPLFEAFSQITEEFCQYV; translated from the coding sequence ATGTCTAAAGTTATAAGTATTATTAACCTCAAAGGAGGTGTAGGCAAGACTACACTTACCGTAGGATTGGCTGAGTTCTTAGTTGTTGAAAAGCAGTATAAAGTCTTAGTCATTGATTTGGACCCACAAACAAACTCGACGGTCTCCTTGATAGGAGAAGATGAATGGGCATTGAGGAACAATTCTAATAGAACATTGTTCCATTTATTTAAAGACAAGATAGATGATACCAGCGATTTTTACTTAGATAGCTCCGTTGTACAAGGATGTTCTAACCTTTATGGAGGATTGTCAAATTTGCATTTATTGCCATCAAGTTTGGACTTCGTTCAAATTCAGGATCGTTTAATTAATATTGGTCAAACTGCTTTAATTCGTCCGATCGATGTACTAAAACGGTCTGTAAATGACTACATAAAAAATTATGATTACGTCTTGATTGATTGTCCTCCGAATTTAGGACTTGTCACACAAAATGGATTAAATATAAGTGATTATTACCTAATACCCACTATTCCTGATCATTTATCGACTTACGGAATCCCACAAATAATATCCAGTGTTAATAGTTTTAATAGAAGAACAGAATCAAACGTTCAAGCTCTTGGCATTATTGTTTCCATGTATCGTTCCAATGTTACTAGGCACCAAACTACCTTAATGAAAATGCAAACAAAAGCAGCTGCTGGAGAGCTACCAAGGCTGTTTGAAACCAGAATTCCTCTTGCATCCAAAGCGGCTGATGCGACTCATTTTGAGGCAGAAGGGGTAAATACAATAAAACAAAAATATGGTTCATCTGGGTCCCCTTTATTTGAAGCATTTTCACAAATAACAGAGGAGTTTTGTCAATATGTTTGA
- a CDS encoding formate dehydrogenase accessory sulfurtransferase FdhD produces MPVTVRIVVTLVENGCGIVLSKSALTGLALMLAEELHFITVGFPRNHSLNTLYTTGSY; encoded by the coding sequence GTGCCTGTCACTGTTCGCATTGTTGTCACGCTTGTGGAAAATGGCTGCGGCATTGTTCTATCTAAATCAGCTCTGACCGGATTGGCTCTAATGCTAGCGGAAGAGCTACATTTTATAACTGTTGGTTTTCCCCGCAATCATTCATTAAATACTTTATACACGACCGGATCGTATTGA
- a CDS encoding IDEAL domain-containing protein, translated as MLSNNTILQPGDWIKGESWDGELIIGYIESLSPNIPEGLVKVTVVNSDNNDKIGKTIPVLSKRVKRLPVTNVTNKVQIEFLIDLALSTGDKEWFKELSSELNAMKQLVNEME; from the coding sequence ATGTTGTCCAATAATACCATCTTACAACCAGGCGACTGGATCAAGGGAGAATCATGGGACGGGGAATTAATCATTGGTTATATTGAATCACTGTCACCTAATATTCCTGAAGGATTAGTAAAAGTAACGGTTGTAAATAGCGACAATAATGACAAGATTGGAAAAACAATCCCAGTTTTAAGCAAACGGGTTAAACGACTTCCGGTTACGAATGTGACAAACAAGGTACAAATAGAATTTCTCATAGACTTGGCCTTATCAACAGGGGATAAGGAATGGTTTAAGGAACTTTCTTCCGAGTTAAACGCAATGAAACAGCTTGTTAATGAAATGGAATAA
- a CDS encoding Rrf2 family transcriptional regulator, with protein MNSNFTLAIHSLTYLALQPDRMSTSEAISESAGVHPVRIRKVLSLLKKHEFIKSKEGTGGGFIFALDLNKVNLWDIYKITSEGALQPKCPESNHECIVGANMQSVLCSIFLGAEEHLGEYLKDYTMKEVVNLVSKRL; from the coding sequence ATGAATAGTAATTTTACCCTTGCCATTCATAGTTTGACTTATCTTGCGCTACAGCCGGACCGGATGTCAACAAGTGAGGCTATTTCAGAAAGTGCCGGCGTCCATCCAGTACGGATTCGAAAAGTGCTGAGTTTGTTAAAAAAACATGAATTTATTAAATCCAAAGAGGGAACTGGCGGAGGATTTATTTTTGCGCTTGATCTAAATAAAGTTAACCTTTGGGATATATATAAGATTACTTCAGAAGGTGCTCTCCAGCCTAAGTGTCCTGAATCGAATCATGAGTGTATTGTCGGTGCCAATATGCAAAGTGTTTTATGCAGCATTTTCTTAGGTGCGGAAGAACATCTGGGTGAATATTTAAAGGATTATACCATGAAAGAGGTTGTCAATCTCGTTAGTAAGCGGCTTTGA
- a CDS encoding BA3454 family stress response protein produces MIEVFVTVNYKEKNYNTNVIVKKDTAWENIQRLAEEQVKKQWDI; encoded by the coding sequence ATGATCGAAGTATTCGTAACTGTTAATTATAAAGAAAAAAATTACAACACCAATGTTATTGTGAAAAAAGATACAGCATGGGAAAACATTCAACGGTTAGCCGAGGAACAAGTCAAAAAACAATGGGATATTTAA
- the spxA gene encoding transcriptional regulator SpxA, whose amino-acid sequence MVTLYTTPSCTSCRKAKAWLEEHSIDYIERNILANPLTVEEIKSIFRLTEEGTSEIISTNSKTFQELYIDIESLSLNELYTLIMENPKMVRRPIIQDEKRLQVGYNEDEIRSFLPRKVRTYLYNELQKAAN is encoded by the coding sequence ATGGTAACTCTTTATACAACCCCTAGCTGTACATCTTGTCGAAAAGCGAAAGCTTGGCTTGAGGAACATTCCATTGACTATATCGAAAGAAATATTTTAGCCAATCCGCTAACAGTCGAAGAGATTAAATCGATTTTTCGCTTAACAGAAGAGGGGACTAGCGAAATTATTTCAACTAATTCAAAAACTTTTCAGGAATTATATATAGATATTGAATCTCTTTCACTTAATGAACTCTATACCTTAATAATGGAGAATCCTAAAATGGTACGCCGGCCAATTATCCAGGATGAAAAAAGATTACAGGTGGGCTATAACGAGGACGAAATTCGTAGTTTTCTGCCTCGAAAGGTTCGCACATACTTGTACAACGAATTGCAAAAAGCGGCAAATTAA
- a CDS encoding DUF3219 family protein: MVKEIILNDTSIHVDHYKEEADDGLHNIIIIFKVTSEKYHDITTLLYEGVFDVKVPERGLAFRGKIQQYSTSITNLYEKEQVGDFTLSLHEVKN, from the coding sequence ATGGTAAAAGAAATAATCTTAAATGATACATCGATTCATGTAGACCATTATAAAGAAGAGGCTGACGATGGTTTACATAATATTATTATTATTTTCAAAGTGACGAGTGAGAAATATCATGACATTACGACACTGTTATACGAAGGCGTCTTTGATGTAAAAGTTCCTGAAAGAGGTTTAGCGTTTAGAGGAAAAATTCAGCAATATTCCACTTCAATTACAAACTTATATGAAAAAGAACAGGTTGGAGATTTTACATTATCATTGCACGAAGTGAAAAATTAA
- a CDS encoding LLM class flavin-dependent oxidoreductase, translating to MKLSILDQSPISSDQTASDALNESVKLAQAGEALGYSRYWIAEHHDLPGLACSSPEVMLSYIGVHTKQIRIGSGAVLLPHYKPYKVAEVYNMLATLFPNRIDIGIGRAPGGSAEATNALSDNFLQQVWKMPNLVEELLHFLHDDFPEDHEFSKITASPMPQVPPMPWILGTSKKSALLAAKNGLAYAFGQFMSENNGAAIIEQYIDAFEPKKHGPFPQVLLTVSVICAETTEKAEEIALSSLIWAIQKDKGEGKYVPSIEEAKNYELNEKEREKLVQMKQNMIVGDPQEVGKKLYQLQAEFKADEIMLVTITHSPKDRMESYRLIAAEVLS from the coding sequence GTGAAATTAAGTATATTAGATCAGTCACCCATCTCTTCTGATCAAACTGCTAGTGATGCGTTGAATGAATCTGTGAAGCTAGCGCAAGCTGGTGAAGCGCTAGGGTATTCGCGGTATTGGATTGCCGAACATCATGATCTTCCTGGACTTGCCTGCTCTTCCCCTGAAGTGATGCTTAGTTATATTGGAGTCCATACAAAACAGATCCGGATCGGCTCCGGGGCTGTCCTATTGCCTCATTATAAACCCTATAAAGTGGCAGAGGTTTACAATATGCTGGCTACATTGTTTCCGAATCGCATCGATATCGGCATTGGCCGTGCACCCGGCGGTTCTGCTGAAGCCACTAATGCTTTATCAGATAACTTTTTACAACAGGTATGGAAAATGCCAAATTTAGTGGAAGAACTGCTTCATTTTCTCCATGATGATTTTCCTGAAGATCATGAGTTTTCAAAAATCACGGCCTCGCCAATGCCACAAGTGCCACCAATGCCGTGGATCCTTGGCACAAGTAAAAAAAGTGCTTTACTTGCAGCTAAAAATGGTTTGGCTTATGCATTTGGTCAGTTTATGAGCGAAAATAACGGAGCCGCTATCATTGAACAATATATAGATGCCTTTGAACCAAAGAAACACGGTCCATTTCCTCAAGTATTGTTAACAGTTTCCGTGATATGTGCAGAAACTACGGAAAAAGCAGAAGAAATTGCGTTGAGTTCACTTATTTGGGCCATTCAAAAAGATAAAGGTGAAGGCAAATATGTTCCTTCTATCGAAGAAGCTAAGAATTATGAACTTAATGAAAAAGAAAGAGAAAAATTAGTGCAAATGAAACAAAATATGATTGTGGGCGATCCGCAAGAGGTCGGTAAGAAACTTTATCAGTTACAAGCTGAATTTAAGGCGGATGAAATCATGTTGGTGACGATTACTCACTCTCCGAAGGACCGCATGGAATCTTATAGACTAATTGCAGCAGAAGTGCTTTCATAA
- a CDS encoding ribose-phosphate diphosphokinase has translation MTYRLNERFKMFTLNSNPKLATEMAQLLGCELGRCSVSRFSDGEIQINIEESVRGSEVYLVQSTSQPGNEYIMELLIMVDALKRASAKNINVVIPYYGYARQDRKARSREPITAKLIANLLETAGVTRVITMDLHAPQIQGFFDIPVDQLIGVPILSQYFENKGLEDMVIVAPDNGGVVRARKMASRLHAPIAFIDKRRPEPNVAEIMNIVGNIEGKNAIIIDDLIDTAGTITLASSALMEKGAKAVYACCTHPVLSGPAISRIEASPITELVVTNTIELPEEKMINKITSLSVGPLLVEAIARIHNEKAVSPLFE, from the coding sequence GTGACTTATCGATTAAATGAACGTTTTAAGATGTTTACCTTAAATTCCAATCCAAAGCTGGCTACAGAGATGGCTCAGCTATTGGGTTGTGAGCTGGGGAGATGCTCTGTATCACGCTTTAGTGATGGTGAAATTCAAATTAATATCGAAGAAAGTGTCCGCGGCAGTGAGGTGTATTTAGTTCAATCCACTTCCCAGCCGGGGAATGAATATATTATGGAACTTCTAATCATGGTTGATGCATTGAAAAGGGCTTCAGCTAAAAACATTAACGTAGTTATTCCTTATTATGGATATGCTCGCCAAGACCGAAAGGCTCGTTCACGCGAACCAATTACAGCGAAACTTATTGCGAACCTATTGGAGACTGCTGGGGTGACAAGGGTGATTACAATGGACCTTCATGCTCCGCAAATTCAAGGTTTTTTTGACATCCCTGTTGATCAGCTAATAGGTGTTCCGATTCTTTCACAGTATTTTGAGAATAAGGGATTGGAGGATATGGTCATTGTGGCACCCGATAATGGCGGGGTTGTAAGGGCGAGAAAAATGGCGAGCCGATTACATGCACCTATTGCCTTTATTGATAAAAGACGTCCAGAACCGAATGTAGCCGAAATCATGAATATCGTTGGGAATATCGAAGGCAAAAATGCCATTATTATTGATGATTTAATAGATACAGCGGGCACCATTACGTTAGCGTCTAGCGCCCTCATGGAAAAAGGAGCAAAAGCGGTGTATGCTTGTTGCACTCATCCTGTTCTCTCCGGGCCAGCAATCAGTAGAATAGAGGCATCGCCCATTACAGAGCTAGTGGTCACCAATACCATCGAACTTCCTGAAGAAAAAATGATTAACAAAATCACCTCCCTATCCGTAGGACCACTCCTAGTAGAGGCAATCGCCAGGATTCATAACGAAAAAGCAGTTAGCCCATTATTTGAATAA
- a CDS encoding D-glycerate dehydrogenase, producing MKCKVYVTRRLPEEMIDKLSSHFEVTMWEEEEIPVPREVLLKEVEEVDGLICLLTDSIDEEVLTKAQHLKVISSCSVGYNHIDVQAAAKRGIVVTNTPGVLTETTADLTFTLLMTTARRVVEASDFLRSGEWGAWSLMQLTGQDVYGATLGIIGFGRIGEALVKRAKGFDMNVLYHSRTRKREKEEELGIHYAELGDLLQQSDFVCLLLPYSPEVHHLIGKEELLLMKRTAILINTARGGIVDEDALFQALKAGDIWAAGLDVFEQEPVPVDHPLLSLPNVIMLPHIGSASIQTRMKMARLAVDNLTNVLTGEEPINPIFI from the coding sequence TTGAAATGTAAGGTTTATGTAACCAGAAGGCTACCCGAAGAAATGATTGATAAACTTTCAAGCCATTTTGAAGTCACAATGTGGGAGGAGGAAGAAATCCCTGTTCCTAGAGAAGTGCTACTGAAGGAAGTAGAAGAAGTGGACGGCCTTATTTGTCTTTTAACTGATTCCATAGATGAAGAGGTGCTAACGAAAGCCCAGCATTTAAAGGTGATTAGTTCGTGCTCAGTTGGCTACAACCATATCGATGTTCAAGCGGCTGCTAAAAGAGGGATTGTGGTGACCAATACACCGGGAGTATTAACAGAAACGACAGCAGATTTAACGTTTACGCTGTTAATGACTACAGCCAGAAGAGTGGTCGAGGCCTCCGATTTCTTACGTAGTGGGGAATGGGGAGCATGGTCCTTGATGCAGCTAACAGGGCAGGATGTATATGGGGCCACATTAGGTATTATTGGGTTTGGAAGAATTGGGGAAGCATTGGTTAAGCGTGCAAAGGGCTTTGACATGAATGTTCTTTACCATAGTCGGACGCGAAAACGGGAAAAAGAAGAAGAACTAGGTATTCACTATGCGGAGTTGGGGGATTTGTTACAGCAATCCGATTTTGTTTGCCTACTCTTGCCTTACAGCCCAGAGGTTCATCACTTAATTGGGAAAGAAGAATTGTTGCTGATGAAACGTACAGCCATCCTCATTAATACGGCACGAGGTGGAATTGTTGATGAAGATGCATTATTTCAAGCGTTGAAGGCTGGGGATATCTGGGCTGCCGGTCTCGATGTTTTTGAACAAGAACCCGTTCCGGTAGATCATCCATTGCTTTCCTTGCCGAATGTGATCATGCTACCCCACATAGGAAGTGCTTCAATTCAAACTAGAATGAAGATGGCGAGGTTAGCAGTTGATAATCTAACGAATGTTTTAACTGGTGAGGAACCGATTAACCCAATTTTTATATAG